Proteins from a single region of Companilactobacillus farciminis KCTC 3681 = DSM 20184:
- a CDS encoding ORF6N domain-containing protein, with protein sequence MNNLKVIGKEKIGSIEFIGIEGGFGKDKKAMLVKDIAKIHGTTVGRINELINRNIKRFKKGIDLIDLKTGNFAIVLNESGFSQNQINATKNIYLLSERGYSKLLKLLEDDKAWELYDQLVDNYFNMRVAIKENNPAIVKDKRLEIMEKNAATRKANLMYRIAMATESNSSKQSLLANAAKELTGEMTIPVMKKKEYSATDVGNQVGLTANKVGRIANKFGIKAKQPGQNKYGRWSNSKSQHSDKEVPQWLYFDEGLKFIKDNVQ encoded by the coding sequence ATGAATAATTTAAAAGTAATTGGTAAAGAGAAAATTGGATCAATTGAATTTATAGGAATTGAAGGCGGCTTCGGTAAAGATAAAAAAGCAATGTTAGTTAAAGATATTGCAAAGATTCATGGTACAACTGTTGGACGTATCAATGAATTAATAAATAGAAACATTAAAAGGTTTAAGAAAGGCATTGATCTTATCGATTTAAAAACTGGTAATTTCGCTATCGTTTTAAACGAGAGCGGATTTAGTCAAAATCAAATTAATGCCACAAAGAATATTTATCTATTATCTGAGCGTGGTTATAGCAAATTACTTAAATTACTTGAAGATGATAAAGCTTGGGAACTGTATGACCAATTGGTTGATAACTACTTCAATATGCGAGTTGCAATTAAAGAAAATAATCCAGCTATTGTAAAAGACAAACGTTTGGAAATTATGGAGAAGAATGCAGCTACTAGAAAAGCAAATTTAATGTACCGAATTGCTATGGCAACTGAATCTAATTCTTCGAAGCAATCATTACTAGCTAATGCAGCTAAAGAGTTAACTGGAGAAATGACTATTCCAGTCATGAAAAAAAAGGAGTATTCAGCGACCGATGTTGGAAATCAAGTTGGGCTTACCGCTAATAAGGTTGGTCGTATTGCCAACAAATTTGGAATCAAAGCAAAACAACCTGGTCAGAACAAATATGGTCGTTGGTCAAACAGTAAGTCACAACATTCTGATAAGGAAGTTCCGCAGTGGTTGTACTTTGATGAAGGTCTGAAATTTATCAAAGACAATGTGCAATAA
- a CDS encoding phage antirepressor, translated as MNNLQEFNFKGNNVRTVQIDSKPYFVGKDVADILGYKNGSRDINKHVDDDDKLKYQISTAGQLREQTIINESGLYSLILSSKLPAAKEFKRWVTSEVLPTIRKHGAYLTDSAIEQTLTDPDYLIKLATQLKTEREGRLIAEQQVAEDRPKVTYYDKVLSNPSLVTITIIAKDYGMSGREMNAKLHELGIQYKQGKTWLLYSKYQHNGWTHSDTTMVRRKDGTEKAVLNTKWTQKGRLGLYEILKQHSIYPMIEKLLED; from the coding sequence ATGAACAATTTACAAGAATTTAATTTTAAAGGAAACAATGTACGAACAGTACAAATTGACAGCAAACCTTATTTTGTGGGTAAAGACGTGGCTGACATTCTTGGCTATAAAAATGGAAGCCGAGATATAAATAAACATGTAGATGATGACGATAAGCTGAAGTACCAAATCAGTACCGCAGGTCAATTACGTGAACAAACAATTATTAATGAATCAGGACTTTACAGTTTAATTCTTTCTAGTAAATTACCAGCCGCAAAAGAATTCAAACGTTGGGTAACATCAGAAGTTCTACCAACAATACGAAAACATGGTGCTTACTTAACTGATTCAGCAATTGAGCAAACGTTAACTGATCCAGATTATCTAATTAAGCTAGCTACACAGCTTAAAACGGAACGTGAGGGTAGGTTGATTGCTGAACAACAAGTGGCAGAGGACAGACCAAAAGTTACTTATTATGACAAAGTTCTTTCCAATCCGTCTTTAGTAACGATCACAATTATCGCTAAAGATTACGGGATGAGTGGTAGAGAAATGAACGCTAAACTTCATGAACTTGGAATTCAATATAAACAAGGTAAAACATGGTTGCTTTATTCTAAATATCAACATAATGGTTGGACTCATTCAGATACAACGATGGTTAGACGAAAAGATGGAACTGAAAAGGCTGTTTTAAACACTAAGTGGACTCAAAAAGGTCGTTTAGGATTATATGAAATCCTTAAGCAGCACAGTATTTATCCGATGATTGAGAAATTACTGGAGGATTAA
- a CDS encoding siphovirus Gp157 family protein, translated as MATLYDLTGKYLQLAELAEETDPQLFSDTMDSITDAIEDKAVGYAKVDKELAKDEKALKEEAKRLTDRAASIARNRKNLKGNLQEAMESTGQSKIKTPEFTIYIQNNTPALRIFDESEIPAYLGKTTTVPDKSRIKKMLKEGKDVPGAELIQGSSLRYR; from the coding sequence ATGGCAACTTTATATGATCTAACAGGCAAGTATCTACAGTTAGCTGAGCTTGCGGAAGAAACAGACCCACAACTATTCAGCGACACGATGGACAGTATCACAGATGCAATCGAAGACAAAGCAGTCGGATATGCAAAAGTCGATAAAGAGTTAGCAAAAGATGAGAAAGCTCTTAAAGAAGAGGCTAAACGCCTAACTGATAGAGCTGCATCGATTGCTAGAAACAGAAAGAATTTAAAAGGCAATCTGCAAGAAGCAATGGAATCAACCGGACAATCAAAAATTAAAACTCCTGAGTTTACTATTTACATCCAAAATAATACACCAGCATTAAGAATTTTCGACGAGAGTGAGATTCCGGCGTATTTGGGAAAGACTACTACAGTGCCCGATAAGTCGAGAATCAAAAAAATGCTAAAGGAAGGAAAAGATGTTCCAGGTGCGGAGTTAATTCAAGGTTCATCTTTACGGTATAGATAG
- a CDS encoding DUF2513 domain-containing protein, with protein MELDYDFVRKTLIECAESEHLQGPTNKEIRNFADENHVSLNELAFTIDKMEEAGFITGKVTYSGEGPYVILIGNLTWDCNQYLNSIRNPSIWKETKQKLIDKGVTASFSVITALATAIAKQKLGL; from the coding sequence ATGGAACTAGACTACGATTTTGTTAGAAAAACTTTAATTGAATGTGCAGAAAGTGAACATTTACAGGGACCAACTAATAAGGAAATCCGTAATTTTGCTGATGAAAATCATGTTTCCTTAAATGAACTAGCATTTACAATTGACAAAATGGAGGAAGCTGGATTCATCACAGGTAAAGTGACCTATAGTGGTGAGGGTCCATATGTCATCCTTATAGGTAATTTAACCTGGGATTGTAATCAATATTTGAATTCCATAAGAAATCCATCCATTTGGAAAGAAACCAAACAAAAACTCATCGATAAAGGTGTCACTGCCTCATTCTCTGTAATAACTGCTTTGGCAACCGCAATTGCTAAACAAAAACTTGGACTATAG
- a CDS encoding helix-turn-helix domain-containing protein, with amino-acid sequence MPEQQFAKVAYDIERSIKIALLNRDMTQKELAELIHANPQQLNRAIKGDMTPKSHKLREQVARVLNL; translated from the coding sequence ATGCCAGAACAACAATTCGCAAAGGTAGCATATGACATTGAACGTTCAATTAAGATCGCATTGCTTAATCGAGATATGACTCAAAAAGAGTTAGCCGAATTGATTCATGCTAATCCACAGCAACTAAATAGAGCCATTAAAGGCGACATGACACCTAAATCACATAAACTACGTGAACAAGTAGCACGAGTTTTAAATCTATAA